In Duganella zoogloeoides, a single genomic region encodes these proteins:
- a CDS encoding gamma-glutamyl-gamma-aminobutyrate hydrolase, with product MTDGPDDKDSTPHRRASDQERRPARGDSKINTATPRYLDPGDTVFSLWGRVLMARYRRVAASVTRHIVQRPLHIGISARIFHPEAGSTGLRSKNLQYLEESIAQWVMSRDVLVFMIPTVNTDGLLHPSNIRLRDYARHLDGLVLQGGADVSPQSYAETPTRPEWSGDRARDMYELELLHEFVEAGKPVLGICRGCQLINVAFGGTLYQDIASDVPDSLAHVNDDYDRNRHDITFPAGSSLSRMFKGQASGTVNSIHHQAVKTLGRDMMVEALSVPDNMVEAIRYRKAPFVMGLQWHPEFHRAGGVELLDCTGILDQFLRVARETRF from the coding sequence ATGACTGACGGCCCTGACGACAAGGACAGCACACCGCACCGTCGCGCCTCCGACCAGGAACGCCGGCCGGCGCGCGGTGACAGCAAGATCAACACCGCCACGCCGCGCTACCTCGACCCCGGCGACACCGTGTTCAGCCTGTGGGGCCGGGTGCTGATGGCGCGCTACCGGCGCGTGGCCGCCTCGGTCACCCGCCACATCGTGCAGCGCCCGCTCCACATCGGCATCTCGGCGCGCATCTTCCATCCCGAAGCCGGCTCCACCGGCCTGCGCAGCAAGAATCTGCAATATCTCGAAGAATCGATCGCCCAGTGGGTGATGTCGCGAGACGTATTGGTCTTCATGATCCCGACCGTGAACACCGACGGCCTGCTGCATCCATCGAACATCCGCCTGCGCGACTACGCGCGCCACCTCGACGGCCTGGTGCTGCAAGGCGGCGCCGATGTCTCGCCGCAAAGCTATGCCGAAACGCCCACCCGCCCCGAGTGGAGCGGCGACCGCGCGCGCGATATGTACGAACTGGAACTGCTGCACGAGTTCGTGGAAGCGGGCAAGCCGGTACTGGGCATCTGCCGCGGCTGCCAGCTGATCAACGTGGCGTTCGGCGGTACGCTGTACCAGGACATTGCTTCCGACGTGCCCGATTCGCTGGCCCACGTCAACGACGACTACGACCGCAATCGCCACGACATCACCTTCCCGGCCGGTTCGTCGTTGTCGCGCATGTTCAAGGGCCAGGCCAGCGGCACGGTCAACTCGATCCACCACCAGGCCGTCAAAACCCTGGGCCGCGACATGATGGTGGAAGCGTTGTCGGTGCCCGACAACATGGTGGAAGCGATCCGCTACCGCAAGGCGCCGTTCGTCATGGGCCTGCAATGGCACCCCGAATTCCACCGCGCCGGTGGCGTGGAGCTGCTCGACTGCACGGGTATTCTTGACCAGTTTTTGCGGGTGGCGCGCGAGACGCGGTTCTAA